A region from the Candidatus Thiothrix putei genome encodes:
- a CDS encoding dipeptide ABC transporter ATP-binding protein yields MTQPLLEVRNLRTYLSSGGRTVKAVDDVSFSIPKGETFCLVGESGSGKSISALSIIRLLPQGIATHPGGEILFNGQNMLTLPEASLRGIRGSQIAMIFQEPMTSLNPVFSVGEQITEVLQLHHPTMSDAEAMERAMLALEQVQIPNARERFRDYPHQLSGGQRQRVMIAMALACEPELLIADEPTTALDVTVQAEILRLMRQLQDDTGMSTLFITHDFGVVAQMAQQVGVMQQGKLVEVGNTAQVLRQPQHAYTQQLLAAVPENLARCRPSRSDFSPTMLTEDVGLKSDLPTLLSIRNLKVWFPIRKGILRRTVDHVRAVDDVSLDIPQGQIVALVGESGCGKTTLGRAIVQLEKPTSGSIQLQGQELTGLSARELRPLRPKMQIAFQDPQSSLNPRLLVETTLTEPLKAHGRCANHEERIEYAAKILADMQLSRDTLWRYPHEFSGGQRQRIGLARALVLNPAFIVCDEITSALDVSVQAEILQLLLKIRAEHNLTLLFITHNIGVVEYLSDQTVVMYKGQIVERGTTAEVCGNPQDAYTKKLLQAVPRLWG; encoded by the coding sequence ATGACGCAGCCTTTGCTTGAAGTCAGAAATTTGCGTACCTACTTGAGCAGTGGTGGGCGTACAGTGAAAGCGGTTGATGATGTGAGCTTCAGTATCCCCAAGGGCGAAACGTTTTGCTTGGTGGGGGAGTCGGGCAGTGGTAAGTCGATTTCGGCGTTGTCGATTATCCGCTTGTTGCCGCAGGGTATTGCCACACACCCCGGTGGGGAAATTCTGTTTAATGGACAGAATATGCTGACGTTGCCGGAAGCATCGTTACGGGGTATTCGCGGTTCGCAAATTGCGATGATTTTCCAAGAGCCGATGACTTCTTTGAATCCGGTGTTTTCGGTGGGGGAGCAGATTACCGAAGTGTTGCAATTGCATCACCCGACCATGAGTGATGCCGAGGCGATGGAGCGGGCAATGCTGGCGTTGGAGCAAGTGCAAATCCCCAACGCACGGGAACGTTTCCGTGATTACCCGCATCAGTTGTCGGGTGGGCAACGTCAGCGGGTGATGATTGCAATGGCGTTGGCTTGCGAGCCGGAATTATTGATTGCCGATGAACCAACCACGGCACTGGATGTGACGGTACAGGCAGAAATTTTGCGTTTAATGCGGCAGTTGCAAGATGACACCGGTATGAGCACCTTATTTATTACCCATGATTTTGGGGTGGTAGCACAAATGGCGCAACAAGTCGGGGTGATGCAGCAAGGCAAGTTGGTGGAGGTCGGCAATACTGCACAGGTATTGCGGCAACCTCAACACGCTTACACCCAACAATTGCTGGCAGCAGTGCCGGAGAATTTAGCGCGGTGTCGGCCTAGTAGGTCGGACTTCAGTCCGACAATGCTTACAGAAGATGTCGGACTGAAGTCCGACCTACCCACTCTCCTCTCCATCCGCAATCTCAAGGTTTGGTTTCCGATTAGAAAAGGTATTTTACGCCGCACGGTAGATCATGTACGTGCGGTCGATGATGTGTCGCTAGACATTCCTCAAGGTCAAATTGTGGCGCTGGTGGGCGAATCGGGTTGCGGTAAGACCACCTTGGGGCGTGCTATTGTGCAATTGGAAAAGCCGACATCAGGCAGTATTCAACTTCAAGGGCAGGAGCTGACTGGGCTTTCAGCACGGGAACTACGCCCGTTACGCCCGAAAATGCAGATTGCTTTTCAAGACCCGCAATCATCCCTTAACCCACGTCTGCTGGTGGAAACGACGCTAACTGAACCGCTTAAAGCGCACGGCAGGTGTGCTAACCATGAGGAGCGCATCGAATACGCTGCTAAAATTCTGGCGGATATGCAGCTTTCCCGTGACACGTTGTGGCGTTACCCGCATGAGTTTTCGGGGGGGCAACGTCAGCGCATCGGTTTGGCTCGCGCTTTGGTATTGAATCCAGCGTTTATTGTGTGTGATGAGATCACCAGTGCGCTGGATGTGTCGGTACAGGCAGAAATCCTGCAATTGCTGCTAAAAATTCGTGCTGAACACAACCTGACATTGTTATTCATTACCCACAATATCGGGGTGGTGGAATATTTGAGTGATCAAACCGTGGTGATGTATAAGGGGCAAATTGTGGAGCGAGGGACTACCGCTGAGGTATGCGGTAATCCCCAAGATGCTTATACAAAAAAACTGTTACAAGCTGTGCCGCGTTTGTGGGGTTGA
- the ftsX gene encoding permease-like cell division protein FtsX yields MANPSNKKTAPKRNAASTTNPLSVWWNQQASAIKFSMERLWFNPVSTWITLAAIAIALSLPTSLHLLLKNMQTLTADKREVPTITLFLKQSVAEQQAKDRAELLSEMPEIDNVRVVTREEALADFRKITGFAQTLETLDENPLPHVLILTPRLSLLGDLEMDVEGLSKKLKAFPEVDDVQIDVEWVQRLRGILRIAERIVLVVSILLGLTVLLVVGNTIRLDIENRKEEIRVTQLIGATNAYIRRPFIYNGIWLGLFGGVLSLVIVHVALLFLVEPVTKLANLYGSTFILSGIDVFMTLKILLASSLLGIIGSWLAVGRYLWQSDDAIKD; encoded by the coding sequence TGGTGGAATCAACAAGCGAGTGCCATCAAATTCAGCATGGAACGTTTGTGGTTCAACCCCGTATCCACTTGGATCACACTCGCAGCGATTGCTATTGCACTTTCCCTGCCCACCAGCCTGCATTTATTGCTCAAAAACATGCAGACGTTAACGGCGGATAAACGCGAAGTTCCCACCATTACCTTATTCCTGAAACAATCCGTTGCCGAACAACAAGCCAAAGACCGCGCAGAATTGCTCTCTGAAATGCCAGAAATCGACAATGTGCGTGTCGTGACCCGCGAAGAAGCCTTAGCTGATTTCCGCAAAATCACCGGCTTTGCACAAACCTTGGAAACACTGGATGAAAATCCCCTGCCGCACGTACTGATCCTCACCCCACGGCTCAGTTTGCTCGGCGATCTGGAAATGGATGTCGAAGGCTTATCCAAAAAACTCAAAGCTTTCCCCGAAGTGGACGATGTTCAAATCGATGTGGAATGGGTGCAACGGCTACGCGGCATTTTACGCATCGCCGAACGTATCGTACTGGTTGTCTCCATTTTGCTGGGACTAACCGTGCTGCTGGTGGTCGGTAATACCATTCGTCTCGACATCGAAAACCGCAAGGAAGAAATCCGTGTCACGCAACTGATTGGCGCAACCAATGCCTACATTCGTCGTCCGTTTATTTATAACGGTATTTGGCTAGGCTTGTTCGGCGGGGTATTGAGTCTAGTGATTGTCCATGTGGCACTGCTATTTCTGGTCGAACCTGTTACTAAACTGGCAAATCTCTATGGCAGTACGTTTATTCTCAGCGGTATTGATGTGTTTATGACCTTGAAAATACTCCTAGCCAGTAGCCTGTTAGGGATTATTGGCTCATGGCTAGCAGTTGGGCGTTATTTGTGGCAAAGTGATGATGCTATCAAGGATTGA